The following proteins come from a genomic window of Sphingosinicella flava:
- a CDS encoding DUF445 domain-containing protein has translation MRHSTSSGLSRLNPVQGGARGMRVIATGMLLAMAALFAVATSLDEAYPAWGFVKAFAEAAMVGGLADWFAVTALFRHPLGLPIPHTAIIPRNKDRIGDTLALFLRDNFLTPSVVARRMGKVDVAGAIGRFLAEPPAGEGRLREGASRLIVDVLESLDQERLGGMVKSAISSRIRALEVSPMLGQSLEAAMDEDRHIPVLDSIITWAGRTLDANEDIIRDMVHERAGWVMRLAGIDDKLADAIVDGLRRLTIDMAVDPHHPLRQSAEEGLARLASNLRSDPDTQAKVEEMKNGLVDNEALSHWMDGLWENARAGLLRAARDPDATMAGKFGEALQQLGTTLQDDARLKATINQFARRTVVGMVATYGTGIVALVSETVRGWDARTITGRLESAVGRDLQYIRVNGTLVGGLVGLIIHTVETVA, from the coding sequence ATGCGCCACTCCACGTCGTCCGGCCTCTCACGCCTCAACCCGGTTCAAGGCGGCGCGCGGGGCATGCGGGTCATCGCGACGGGCATGCTGCTCGCGATGGCCGCGCTCTTCGCCGTCGCGACCAGCCTCGATGAAGCCTATCCGGCCTGGGGCTTCGTGAAGGCCTTCGCCGAAGCCGCGATGGTCGGCGGCCTTGCCGACTGGTTCGCGGTCACCGCGCTTTTCCGCCACCCGCTTGGGCTACCCATCCCCCACACCGCCATCATTCCCCGCAACAAGGACCGGATCGGCGACACGCTGGCCCTCTTCCTCCGGGACAATTTCCTGACCCCGTCCGTCGTCGCGCGGCGCATGGGGAAGGTGGACGTGGCTGGGGCGATCGGCCGCTTCCTTGCGGAGCCGCCGGCGGGCGAAGGGCGGCTGCGCGAGGGCGCGTCACGGCTCATCGTCGACGTTTTGGAATCGCTGGATCAGGAACGCCTCGGCGGCATGGTGAAGAGCGCCATTTCCTCCCGCATCCGCGCGCTGGAAGTCTCGCCAATGCTCGGCCAGTCGCTGGAAGCGGCGATGGATGAGGACCGGCATATTCCCGTCCTCGACAGCATCATCACCTGGGCCGGGCGGACGCTCGACGCCAATGAGGACATCATCCGCGACATGGTCCACGAACGGGCGGGCTGGGTGATGCGGCTCGCGGGGATCGACGACAAACTCGCCGATGCGATCGTCGACGGTCTGCGCCGCCTCACCATCGACATGGCCGTCGATCCGCACCACCCGCTGCGTCAAAGCGCGGAGGAAGGCCTGGCGCGTCTCGCCAGCAACCTGCGCAGCGATCCCGATACGCAGGCCAAGGTCGAGGAGATGAAGAACGGCCTCGTCGACAATGAAGCGCTCAGCCACTGGATGGACGGCCTCTGGGAAAACGCTCGCGCGGGCCTCTTAAGGGCGGCGCGCGATCCCGACGCGACGATGGCCGGAAAATTCGGCGAAGCGTTGCAGCAGCTCGGCACCACCCTTCAGGACGATGCCCGGCTCAAGGCCACGATCAACCAATTCGCCCGCCGCACCGTCGTCGGCATGGTCGCGACCTATGGGACCGGCATCGTCGCCCTCGTATCCGAAACGGTCCGCGGCTGGGACGCGCGCACCATCACCGGCCGCCTGGAAAGTGCGGTCGGACGCGATCTGCAATATATCCGGGTCAACGGGACGCTTGTCGGCGGCCTCGTCGGCCTCATCATTCATACCGTCGAAACGGTGGCTTAA
- the murA gene encoding UDP-N-acetylglucosamine 1-carboxyvinyltransferase, producing the protein MDKIIIKGGRRLEGRIQISGAKNAALTLLPCALLTDEPLTLRNLPRLADVDGFGHLMNQLGASTMIEGSKRDEFGRVMTLRASNIASTVAPYDIVRKMRASILVLGPLMARAGEATVSLPGGCAIGNRPIDLHLKALEALGAEIELAAGYVKAKVPSGGLRGGHVRFPVVSVGATENALMAAVLAKGTTVIENAAREPEITDLAMCLIAMGAKISGLRTDTLTVEGVDRLHGATYAVMPDRIEAGSYACAAAITGGSIELVGARKETMTAILDALIEAGVTVEDVKGGIRVTAGADIKPLTLSTAPFPAFPTDMQAQFMSMLALANGTSLLTETIFENRYMHVPELSRMGADIDVRGRAAVVRGVPKLHGAEVMATDLRASMSLILAGLAAEGETIVSRIYHLDRGYERLEEKLQAVGADIERVSAG; encoded by the coding sequence ATGGACAAGATCATCATCAAAGGCGGCCGCCGCCTTGAAGGCCGCATCCAAATTTCGGGCGCGAAGAACGCGGCCCTCACCCTTTTGCCCTGCGCCCTCTTGACCGACGAGCCCTTGACGCTGCGCAACCTGCCGCGCCTCGCCGATGTCGACGGCTTCGGTCATCTGATGAACCAGCTTGGCGCCTCGACGATGATCGAAGGATCGAAACGGGACGAATTCGGCCGCGTGATGACGTTGCGGGCATCCAACATCGCGTCGACGGTCGCGCCTTACGACATCGTGCGCAAGATGCGGGCCTCGATCCTCGTGCTCGGCCCCCTCATGGCCCGCGCGGGGGAAGCCACCGTGTCGCTGCCCGGCGGCTGCGCGATCGGCAACCGGCCGATCGACCTGCACCTGAAGGCGCTCGAAGCGCTTGGCGCCGAAATCGAGCTTGCCGCCGGCTATGTGAAGGCGAAGGTGCCGAGCGGGGGCCTGCGCGGCGGCCATGTCCGCTTTCCGGTCGTATCGGTTGGCGCCACCGAAAACGCGCTGATGGCGGCCGTCCTCGCCAAGGGGACGACGGTGATCGAAAATGCCGCGCGCGAGCCGGAAATCACCGATCTCGCCATGTGCCTCATCGCCATGGGCGCGAAGATCAGCGGCCTGCGCACCGATACGCTGACGGTCGAGGGCGTCGATCGCCTCCACGGCGCGACCTATGCGGTGATGCCCGACCGGATCGAGGCGGGCAGCTATGCCTGCGCCGCAGCGATAACCGGCGGGTCGATCGAGCTGGTGGGCGCGCGCAAGGAGACGATGACCGCGATCCTCGACGCGCTGATCGAGGCGGGCGTCACAGTTGAGGACGTGAAAGGCGGCATCAGGGTGACGGCGGGCGCGGACATTAAGCCCCTGACCCTGTCCACCGCGCCGTTCCCCGCCTTCCCCACCGACATGCAAGCGCAATTCATGTCGATGCTGGCACTGGCGAACGGGACCAGCCTGCTCACCGAAACGATCTTCGAAAACCGCTACATGCACGTGCCGGAGCTGTCGCGCATGGGCGCCGACATCGACGTGCGCGGCCGCGCCGCCGTCGTGCGCGGAGTGCCGAAACTCCATGGTGCGGAAGTGATGGCGACGGACCTGCGCGCGTCGATGAGCCTCATCCTCGCCGGCCTCGCGGCCGAAGGCGAGACCATTGTCTCCCGCATCTACCACCTCGATCGCGGTTACGAGCGGCTGGAAGAAAAGCTGCAGGCCGTCGGCGCCGATATCGAGCGCGTATCGGCGGGTTAA
- a CDS encoding Crp/Fnr family transcriptional regulator, protein MGSCLAERLSHYLDLTDNEHAALDEIEVQERECKRGTIIRREQDRGRELFVLRSGWLQSHVVLGDGSRQIMRFFFPGDIIGLSSLALDHSPETIVTVSDATIAPFNRQKLCDIFESHPRLAALIFTVTMAERVAMADRLASIGRTSARARVASILCEIFARNRVMLKGELSELQLPLTQEDLGDATGLTAVHVNRMMRGLVDDGLIARSGNKVGLIDEGRLAAEANFIDRYAKIDTSWLPPAR, encoded by the coding sequence TTGGGCAGTTGCCTTGCGGAACGTCTGTCGCACTATCTTGACCTAACGGATAACGAACATGCCGCCCTCGATGAAATCGAGGTGCAGGAGCGGGAATGCAAACGCGGAACCATCATCCGCCGGGAGCAGGATCGCGGCCGGGAATTGTTCGTGCTGCGGTCGGGCTGGCTGCAAAGCCATGTCGTCCTCGGCGACGGCAGCCGCCAGATCATGCGTTTCTTCTTTCCCGGCGACATCATCGGCCTGTCGAGCCTGGCGCTCGATCACTCACCCGAAACGATCGTGACGGTGAGCGATGCGACGATCGCGCCGTTCAACCGCCAGAAGCTCTGCGACATCTTTGAATCCCATCCGCGTCTCGCCGCATTGATCTTCACGGTCACGATGGCGGAGCGGGTGGCGATGGCGGACCGCCTGGCCTCGATCGGCCGCACGTCGGCGCGGGCCCGCGTGGCATCGATCCTGTGCGAAATCTTCGCCCGCAATCGGGTGATGTTGAAAGGCGAATTGAGCGAGCTTCAACTGCCGCTGACGCAGGAGGATCTGGGCGACGCGACCGGCCTCACCGCCGTTCACGTCAACCGCATGATGCGGGGCCTGGTCGACGATGGCCTGATCGCCCGCAGCGGCAACAAGGTGGGGCTGATCGACGAAGGCCGCCTGGCGGCCGAAGCGAATTTCATCGATCGCTACGCGAAGATCGACACGAGCTGGCTCCCGCCGGCGCGCTAG
- the clpS gene encoding ATP-dependent Clp protease adapter ClpS: MYMIGDEFKILSAGGDQRDADEGTGLGVATRTRTRTKTPSPYKVLMLNDDYTPMEFVVLVLQRFFRMDIEDATRVMLQVHQRGVGVCGVFSYEVAETKVSQVIDFARQNQHPLQCTLEKA, translated from the coding sequence ATGTACATGATCGGGGACGAGTTCAAAATCCTGTCGGCTGGTGGCGATCAGCGCGATGCCGACGAAGGCACCGGCCTTGGCGTTGCCACCCGCACGCGAACCCGGACGAAAACGCCTTCCCCCTACAAGGTATTGATGCTGAACGACGATTACACGCCGATGGAATTCGTCGTGCTTGTCCTTCAGCGTTTTTTCCGCATGGACATCGAAGATGCGACCCGCGTGATGCTGCAGGTTCACCAGCGCGGCGTGGGGGTATGCGGCGTGTTCAGCTATGAAGTCGCGGAAACCAAGGTTTCGCAGGTCATCGATTTCGCACGCCAGAACCAGCATCCGCTGCAGTGCACCTTGGAAAAGGCCTGA
- a CDS encoding phasin family protein, with the protein MADTKSRVKTVRKPAVVATAVAAAAGAAAAGAARARKSNEGKANMTNEATQAAQDAAQKTQAFFADVNDRAKVAADKTQKIVEELTDLARGNVEALVASSKVAAKGAEALGQDAAEYGRKRFEEASATLRSLSEAKTPADFFRLQSEFAKSAFDSFVAESAKVSETMVKLAGDVAEPITSRYSVAADRMKGLATVA; encoded by the coding sequence ATGGCTGACACGAAATCCAGGGTGAAGACGGTGCGGAAGCCCGCTGTCGTGGCCACGGCGGTTGCCGCCGCGGCCGGTGCGGCTGCCGCCGGTGCCGCGCGCGCCCGTAAGAGCAATGAAGGAAAAGCGAACATGACCAACGAAGCGACCCAGGCGGCTCAGGATGCCGCGCAGAAGACCCAGGCTTTCTTTGCCGACGTGAACGACCGCGCGAAGGTCGCGGCCGACAAGACGCAGAAGATCGTCGAGGAATTGACCGATCTCGCCCGCGGCAACGTGGAAGCGCTCGTCGCGTCGTCGAAGGTCGCGGCCAAGGGCGCCGAAGCGCTCGGCCAGGACGCCGCCGAATATGGCCGCAAGCGGTTCGAGGAAGCCTCGGCGACGCTCCGCAGCCTGTCGGAAGCCAAGACCCCGGCCGATTTCTTCCGCCTGCAGAGCGAATTCGCGAAGAGCGCCTTCGACAGCTTCGTCGCGGAAAGCGCTAAGGTCAGCGAGACGATGGTGAAGCTCGCCGGCGATGTCGCCGAGCCGATCACCAGCCGCTATTCGGTCGCTGCCGATCGCATGAAGGGCCTCGCAACCGTCGCGTAA
- a CDS encoding serine hydrolase, giving the protein MRFAFHLSALTALTAASPGIAAPRHQDFDRATSRVRPLADATRTVPGAAPAAAFIAVARGMKPVIVVDGVADVRTGAKADGDTPFYIASMTKAYMGLLAAELDRKGILKLDSTIADHWPDLRIPGTDTNAVTLRNLLTHRLLFENSPLSFRTAYTDEVAAADYPALLASHSTLRKPGFSYTNLGYLMYGAILEKETGRSWKDWLASDVFQPLGLRHSSARSSDFPVVTAAHQWTAQGWHAFPMKTDALMHAAGGLVTSPNDMARWLQAHLEGTGLSAGSFRAAHAVLPHPAETNEGQSCDGYALGWSRCTAHGITYLTHGGGYTGFRSRMLIVPAFGVGFAYLTNSDSMTGGLTAKLQDAFVKALADPTFASDPAAFAADYAKIVAEQAAGRASREAKDRTDVKWGGWTWQPAPEVLAHYVGRYLHPALGEMTVLRDGGGLVAALGAYSVRLTPAVEGVFAGTSNLAEKREFLRFDPGAQSLLWNDSRFIRVN; this is encoded by the coding sequence ATGCGTTTTGCTTTTCACCTCTCCGCTCTAACCGCTCTGACGGCGGCATCACCCGGCATTGCCGCGCCTCGGCATCAGGATTTCGACCGCGCAACAAGCCGTGTCCGGCCGCTTGCCGATGCGACCCGTACCGTTCCGGGCGCGGCGCCCGCCGCTGCCTTCATCGCGGTGGCGAGAGGGATGAAGCCCGTCATCGTCGTCGACGGCGTGGCCGACGTCCGCACCGGCGCCAAGGCCGATGGCGACACGCCTTTCTACATCGCGTCGATGACCAAGGCCTATATGGGCCTGCTCGCCGCAGAACTGGACCGGAAGGGCATATTGAAGCTCGACAGCACGATCGCCGACCATTGGCCGGACCTGCGCATTCCCGGCACGGACACGAACGCAGTGACGCTACGCAACTTGCTCACTCACCGCCTGTTGTTCGAGAACTCGCCCCTGAGCTTCCGAACCGCCTATACGGACGAAGTCGCCGCCGCCGATTATCCAGCGCTTCTCGCCTCCCATTCGACCCTGCGGAAGCCGGGCTTCTCTTATACCAATCTCGGTTATTTGATGTATGGCGCCATCCTCGAAAAGGAGACGGGGCGGTCATGGAAGGACTGGCTGGCGAGCGATGTCTTCCAGCCTCTCGGCCTCCGCCACAGTTCGGCGCGGAGCAGTGATTTTCCAGTCGTCACCGCCGCGCATCAATGGACCGCGCAGGGCTGGCACGCCTTTCCGATGAAGACGGACGCCTTGATGCATGCGGCAGGAGGCCTCGTCACCTCGCCAAACGACATGGCGCGTTGGCTGCAGGCCCATCTCGAAGGCACGGGCCTGTCCGCCGGCAGCTTCCGTGCCGCCCATGCCGTCCTTCCGCATCCTGCGGAAACGAACGAAGGGCAAAGCTGCGACGGCTATGCCCTCGGCTGGTCGCGGTGCACCGCGCACGGCATCACCTATCTGACGCATGGCGGCGGCTATACAGGTTTCCGGTCGCGGATGCTGATCGTACCAGCCTTTGGCGTCGGCTTCGCCTATCTGACCAACAGCGACAGCATGACTGGAGGGTTGACCGCGAAGTTGCAGGACGCTTTCGTGAAAGCCCTGGCGGACCCCACCTTCGCATCGGACCCCGCCGCGTTTGCCGCAGATTATGCGAAGATCGTGGCGGAGCAGGCGGCGGGCCGCGCGTCGCGGGAGGCAAAGGACCGTACCGACGTCAAATGGGGCGGCTGGACTTGGCAGCCTGCCCCCGAAGTCCTCGCGCATTACGTAGGCCGCTACCTCCACCCCGCTCTCGGCGAGATGACGGTCCTGAGGGACGGGGGAGGTCTTGTGGCAGCCCTTGGCGCCTATTCGGTCCGGTTAACTCCCGCCGTGGAAGGCGTCTTTGCGGGCACCTCCAACCTGGCTGAAAAGCGAGAATTTTTGCGCTTTGATCCAGGCGCGCAATCGCTGCTTTGGAACGACAGCCGGTTCATCCGTGTGAACTGA
- a CDS encoding helix-turn-helix domain-containing protein — protein sequence MRHAEHEHRQAQISFLLLGDALEIVGRREADVSVPASGIKPAGIRHTAAFGKNGALMLAFDFADGAEHGPFDWTEPCRWRGLSVPLMNLIGTALRNGGTCEDFFWDILAHEQDSDYVGRLGPGWLHRARERIADDPAEADISDMAAQAGVHRVHFSRSFQRAFGIAPSLYRQRCMAARVLSNVLAGNPLADAASAAGFADQSHMTRTLRKQTGLNPHRLRTLLL from the coding sequence GTGCGCCATGCCGAGCATGAGCACCGCCAAGCGCAGATTTCCTTCCTGCTCCTCGGCGATGCTTTGGAGATCGTAGGTCGGCGCGAAGCGGACGTGTCCGTTCCGGCGAGCGGCATCAAGCCTGCGGGTATTCGCCATACCGCAGCCTTCGGCAAGAATGGCGCGCTGATGCTCGCTTTCGATTTCGCCGATGGCGCGGAACACGGCCCGTTCGATTGGACTGAACCCTGCCGGTGGCGGGGATTATCCGTGCCTCTGATGAATCTGATCGGCACCGCCTTGCGAAATGGAGGAACCTGCGAAGACTTCTTCTGGGACATTCTGGCCCATGAGCAGGACAGCGATTACGTCGGAAGATTGGGGCCTGGATGGTTGCACCGGGCGCGCGAGAGGATCGCCGATGATCCTGCGGAAGCCGACATTTCCGATATGGCGGCGCAAGCGGGCGTTCACCGCGTGCACTTCTCTCGGTCTTTCCAGCGTGCTTTCGGCATTGCGCCGAGCCTCTATCGTCAGCGTTGCATGGCGGCACGGGTTTTGAGCAACGTCTTGGCCGGCAACCCCCTCGCCGATGCGGCGTCCGCGGCGGGCTTTGCCGACCAGAGCCATATGACGCGCACGTTGCGAAAGCAGACCGGGCTTAATCCCCACCGGCTTCGAACCCTTCTCCTTTAA